One window of Streptomyces sp. NBC_00273 genomic DNA carries:
- a CDS encoding GntR family transcriptional regulator: MSTSAGTARYLEIAEALRREILSGELPVGAHLPSESDLAAHWSASRGTVRQAVATLAAEGLIGSRQGARRIVLRRERRHSFGELNSFAQWAEGLGHRAASRFLSRTRRPATAEEADRLALAPGTEVLAVLRLRLLDGEPTMVERTAYADWVAAAVEALPADCRSVMDSLAEGSGVTAHYGEHLIDALPAGSEDARLLEIRRGSPLLRQRHVSATATGRPIEWSDDRYRAGSVTFSVSNSSVATPLERRVGDQ, encoded by the coding sequence ATGAGTACGAGCGCGGGCACGGCCAGGTACCTGGAGATCGCCGAGGCGCTGCGGCGGGAGATCCTCTCGGGCGAGCTCCCCGTGGGGGCGCACCTGCCTTCGGAGAGCGACCTGGCGGCGCACTGGTCCGCATCGCGCGGGACGGTCCGTCAGGCGGTCGCCACCCTCGCCGCGGAAGGGCTGATCGGCTCCCGCCAGGGCGCGCGGCGCATCGTCCTGCGCCGGGAGCGCCGGCACAGCTTCGGCGAGCTGAACAGCTTCGCCCAGTGGGCCGAGGGACTGGGGCACCGGGCCGCCAGCCGCTTCCTGTCGCGCACCCGCAGGCCCGCCACGGCCGAGGAGGCGGACCGGCTCGCGCTGGCGCCCGGTACGGAGGTCCTGGCCGTACTGCGGCTGCGGCTGCTCGACGGGGAGCCCACCATGGTGGAGCGGACCGCCTACGCCGACTGGGTCGCGGCGGCCGTCGAGGCGCTGCCGGCGGACTGCCGCTCCGTCATGGACAGCCTGGCCGAGGGATCCGGGGTCACCGCCCACTACGGCGAGCACCTCATCGACGCGCTTCCGGCCGGCAGCGAGGACGCCCGGCTGCTGGAGATCCGGCGCGGTAGCCCGCTGCTGCGCCAGCGGCACGTGTCCGCGACCGCCACCGGCCGCCCGATCGAGTGGTCCGACGACCGCTACCGGGCCGGCAGCGTGACCTTCAGTGTGAGCAACTCATCGGTAGCAACTCCCTTGGAGCGGCGCGTCGGAGACCAGTGA